Proteins encoded together in one Cicer arietinum cultivar CDC Frontier isolate Library 1 chromosome 4, Cicar.CDCFrontier_v2.0, whole genome shotgun sequence window:
- the LOC101491763 gene encoding agamous-like MADS-box protein MADS9: MGRGKIEIKRIENSSNRQVTYSKRKNGILKKAKEITVLCDAKVSLIIFAASGKMHDYISPSTTLIDILERYHKTSGKRLWDAKHENLSNEIERLKKENDGMQVELRHLKGEDINSLHYKELMSLEDALENGLLTIREKQMEVYRMIRRNDKILEEENRELNFILQQRMAVEGAREVENGFNQSGRDFNSQMPFSYRVQPMQPNLHERI; this comes from the exons ATGGGAAGAGGTAAGATTGAGATCAAGAGGATTGAGAACTCAAGCAATAGACAAGTTACTTATTCAAAGAGAAAAAATGGTATTCTAAAGAAAGCAAAGGAAATCACTGTTCTATGTGATGCTAAAGTTTCTCTTATCATCTTTGCTGCTTCTGGAAAGATGCATGATTACATAAGCCCTTCTACCAC GTTGATTGACATACTGGAGAGATACCATAAAACATCTGGGAAAAGGCTTTGGGATGCCAAGCATGAG AACCTAAGCAACGAAATTGAGAGACTCAAGAAAGAGAATGATGGCATGCAAGTTGAGCTAAG GCACTTGAAGGGAGAGGATATAAACTCACTCCACTACAAGGAGTTGATGAGCTTAGAGGATGCCTTAGAAAATGGTCTCCTTACTATCCGGGAGAAACAG ATGGAAGTATACAGGATGATTAGGAGAAAC GACAAGATCTTGGAGGAGGAGAATAGGGAACTTAATTTTATCCTGCAG CAACGTATGGCAGTGGAAGGTGCAAGAGAAGTGGAAAATGGATTTAATCAAAGTGGAAGGGATTTCAATTCTCAAATGCCATTTTCCTATCGTGTTCAACCTATGCAGCCAAATCTTCACGAAAGGAtctag
- the LOC101489302 gene encoding uncharacterized protein isoform X1, whose amino-acid sequence MDGVKVLASGFDADEKVKIEELVTEMGGALHTKLSSDLNFVIVKNVLALKYKWALNILKKPIVTYEWLKQCSDEHRVVPQESYKVLPFSGLKICVTGIPADKRKEMEKLILQNGGKYSAELTKKCTHLISDAPEGDKYKVAKRWGHIHIVTMKWFDQSIARRACLNEESYPVQNGSLSSRRVTRDLTVQHSQEKDIGKRHSVSSSRAADSNMLVSDCAESMDIDPEATQSEHMSSVSNVPFVKHPDAGAPPLQTSNELNLDGLVANDSESDDSDLYLAECRIFLVGFEASEMRKLVNMVRKGGGSRYMSFNDKLTHIVIGNPTEIEKKDVRSIAALGVVYVVKTSWLEDCDRERKQVPVLRRHIACDLLLPKANLIKGAVTGIMPMDQFTSSSFRQSLQADPVVGNKDFGVKMSESLEKNKEEKHDMGMNVVTFGKAMDRTMPQTQLPDNKLRVQKMMQQDSNAHVKSTNIFKGKTFCFSNLFPEERRDEIGQWISQGGGEIISGQTKQSIHYTIACHGVKPSLTGDYGSTYISSHWIRSCLVDGSLLDVDSHILYSPLPCCVPLPGFESLRFCVSQYEEKDRVLLKNLCIVLGAKFALKLTKKVTHLLCKFTNGPKYEAACKWGIRSVTSDWIFECVKQNGVIAIDKFLPKEVTPQDQEAGICTVSQFPTQAVRMINDIPSQFPSQSQSSRNTANKNVDSGLDNHETHSKISNINSKKARLMVEPDLYSKAPATVSSDSGIHVYNLNFSEKNTLKDALEVTHAVPDVAAAIEDLLNDDKLMMHGQRSPVSTGCERSVSIKCDQFNGVVCEDNPNPHTVFGLSKHWLNRNGRKDDHGETSQDRRAGMYDGFSETQTESQVVSYEEDLSGRQMLIDRVRTRSSLH is encoded by the exons ATGGATGGTGTCAAAGTACTTGCCTCTGGCTTTGATGCGGACGAGAAG GTCAAGATAGAAGAATTAGTGACTGAAATGGGGGGAGCTCTACACACTAAGCTGTCATCAGATTTGAACTTTGTCATCGTGAAAAATGTTTTGGCTCTGAAGTACAAG TGGGCTTTGAATATCCTGAAGAAACCAATAGTTACTTATGAATGGTTAAAGCAATGCTCAGATGAGCATCGCGTTGTTCCTCAAGAGTCATACAAGGTCCTTCCTTTCTCTGGGTTAAAGATTTGTGTGACTGGAATCCCAGCAG ATAAGCGCAAAGAGATGGAAAAGCTTATTTTACAAAATGGTGGAAAATACTCTGCGGAATTGACAAAGAAGTGCACACATTTGATATCTGAT GCTCCAGAAGGTGATAAATATAAGGTGGCTAAACGTTGGGGCCACATTCATATTGTGACAATGAAATGGTTTGATCAATCTATTGCTCGAAGAG CATGTCTGAATGAAGAGTCCTACCCTGTTCAGAATGGATCTTTATCTTCTCGTAGAGTGACTAGGGACTTAACAGTGCAACATAGCCAGGAAAAGGATATTGGGAAAAGGCACTCTGTGTCATCCTCAAGAGCTGCAGATTCAAATATGCTAGTTTCAGATTGCGCCGAGTCTATGGATATAGATCCAGAAGCTACACAGTCAGAACATATGTCGTCTGTTTCAAATGTTCCATTTGTTAAACATCCAGATGCTGGAGCACCTCCATTACAGACCAGCAATGAATTGAATTTAGATGGTCTTGTTGCGAATGATTCTGAATCTGATGACAGTGACCTGTACTTAGCGGAGTGCAGAATATTTCTTGTTGGTTTTGAAGCTTCTGAAATGCGGAAGCTAGTTAATATGGTGCGCAAAGGTGGAGGCTCCCGATACATGTCTTTTAATGACAAACTGACACACATAGTAATTGGGAATCCTACAGAAAT agaaaagaaagatgTAAGGAGTATTGCTGCTCTAGGTGTCGTTTATGTTGTTAAAACCTCATGGCTTGAAGATTGTGACCGTGAAAGGAAACAAGTTCCGGTTCTTCGGCGACACATTGCATGCGATCTACTTCTTCCAAAAG CCAACTTAATAAAAGGAGCAGTGACTGGCATTATGCCTATGGATCAATTTACAAGCTCAAGTTTTCGTCAAAGCCTCCAGGCTGATCCGGTGGTGGGTAATAAGGACTTTGGAGTTAAAATGTCAGAATCATTGGAGAAAAACAAAGAAGAGAAACATGATATGGGTATGAATGTTGTCACATTCGGTAAAGCAATGGATAGAACTATGCCGCAAACTCAACTTCCTGATAATAAATTGAGGGTACAAAAGATGATGCAACAGGACTCCAATGCACATGtgaagtcaacaaatattttcaaAGGGAAAACATTTTGTTTCTCGAATTTATTTCCTGAAGAAAGG AGAGACGAGATTGGTCAATGGATAAGTCAAGGGGGAGGAGAGATAATTAGTGGGCAAACAAAACAGAGTATCCACTATACTATTGCATGTCATGGTGTAAAACCCAGCTTGACAGGAGATTATGGAAGTACCTATATTTCCAGTCACTGGATACGATCTTGTTTGGTG GATGGATCCTTGCTGGATGTTGACAGTCATATTCTTTATTCGCCACTTCCCTGCTGTGTTCCCTTGCCTGGTTTTGAAAGCCTCCGGTTTTGTGTTTCACAATATGAAGAGAAAGATAGAGTTCTTCTTAAGAACTTGTGTATAGTTCTAGGAGCTAAATTTGCTTTGAAGTTGACTAAGAAGGTCACCCATTTGCTGTGTAAATTCACCAATGGGCCCAAGTACGAGGCTGCTTGTAAGTGGGGTATCCGATCAGTTACCTCTGACTGGATATTTGAATGTGTCAAACAg AACGGAGTTATTGCCATTGATAAATTTTTGCCCAAAGAAGTCACCCCTCAAGACCAAGAGGCAGGAATTTGCACAGTGAGTCAATTTCCTACCCAGGCTGTTCGAATGATAAATGACATACCCTCCCAGTTTCCAAGTCAATCGCAAAGTTCAAGAAACACggcaaataaaaatgtagaTAGTGGACTCGACAATCATGAGACTCAttctaaaatatcaaatattaatagCAAAAAGGCAAGGCTCATGGTAGAACCTGATCTGTATAGTAAGGCGCCTGCTACAGTAAGTTCAGATTCAGGTATTCATGTCTATAACTTGAATTTTTCTGAGAAAAATACACTCAAAGATGCTCTGGAGGTTACCCATGCTGTTCCAGATGTTGCTGCTGCAATTGAGGACTTATTAAATGATGATAAGTTAATG ATGCATGGTCAGAGGTCCCCAGTGAGTACAGGGTGTGAGAGAAGTGTATCCATTAAGTGTGATCAATTTAATGGAG TCGTTTGTGAAGACAATCCAAATCCTCATACTGTCTTTGGATTATCGAAGCACTGGTTAAACAG AAATGGCAGAAAAGATGATCATGGTGAGACTTCTCAAGACAGAAGAGCAGGA ATGTATGATGGTTTTAGTGAAACACAAACAGAATCTCAG GTTGTTAGTTATGAAGAAGATTTGTCGGGAAGGCAAATGCTTATAGATAGAGTTCGAACTCGAAGTAGCTTGCACTGA
- the LOC101489302 gene encoding uncharacterized protein isoform X2: MDGVKVLASGFDADEKVKIEELVTEMGGALHTKLSSDLNFVIVKNVLALKYKWALNILKKPIVTYEWLKQCSDEHRVVPQESYKVLPFSGLKICVTGIPADKRKEMEKLILQNGGKYSAELTKKCTHLISDAPEGDKYKVAKRWGHIHIVTMKWFDQSIARRACLNEESYPVQNGSLSSRRVTRDLTVQHSQEKDIGKRHSVSSSRAADSNMLVSDCAESMDIDPEATQSEHMSSVSNVPFVKHPDAGAPPLQTSNELNLDGLVANDSESDDSDLYLAECRIFLVGFEASEMRKLVNMVRKGGGSRYMSFNDKLTHIVIGNPTEIEKKDVRSIAALGVVYVVKTSWLEDCDRERKQVPVLRRHIACDLLLPKANLIKGAVTGIMPMDQFTSSSFRQSLQADPVVGNKDFGVKMSESLEKNKEEKHDMGMNVVTFGKAMDRTMPQTQLPDNKLRVQKMMQQDSNAHVKSTNIFKGKTFCFSNLFPEERRDEIGQWISQGGGEIISGQTKQSIHYTIACHGVKPSLTGDYGSTYISSHWIRSCLVDGSLLDVDSHILYSPLPCCVPLPGFESLRFCVSQYEEKDRVLLKNLCIVLGAKFALKLTKKVTHLLCKFTNGPKYEAACKWGIRSVTSDWIFECVKQNGVIAIDKFLPKEVTPQDQEAGICTVSQFPTQAVRMINDIPSQFPSQSQSSRNTANKNVDSGLDNHETHSKISNINSKKARLMVEPDLYSKAPATVSSDSGIHVYNLNFSEKNTLKDALEVTHAVPDVAAAIEDLLNDDKLMMHGQRSPVSTGCERSIYSSHLFSRL, from the exons ATGGATGGTGTCAAAGTACTTGCCTCTGGCTTTGATGCGGACGAGAAG GTCAAGATAGAAGAATTAGTGACTGAAATGGGGGGAGCTCTACACACTAAGCTGTCATCAGATTTGAACTTTGTCATCGTGAAAAATGTTTTGGCTCTGAAGTACAAG TGGGCTTTGAATATCCTGAAGAAACCAATAGTTACTTATGAATGGTTAAAGCAATGCTCAGATGAGCATCGCGTTGTTCCTCAAGAGTCATACAAGGTCCTTCCTTTCTCTGGGTTAAAGATTTGTGTGACTGGAATCCCAGCAG ATAAGCGCAAAGAGATGGAAAAGCTTATTTTACAAAATGGTGGAAAATACTCTGCGGAATTGACAAAGAAGTGCACACATTTGATATCTGAT GCTCCAGAAGGTGATAAATATAAGGTGGCTAAACGTTGGGGCCACATTCATATTGTGACAATGAAATGGTTTGATCAATCTATTGCTCGAAGAG CATGTCTGAATGAAGAGTCCTACCCTGTTCAGAATGGATCTTTATCTTCTCGTAGAGTGACTAGGGACTTAACAGTGCAACATAGCCAGGAAAAGGATATTGGGAAAAGGCACTCTGTGTCATCCTCAAGAGCTGCAGATTCAAATATGCTAGTTTCAGATTGCGCCGAGTCTATGGATATAGATCCAGAAGCTACACAGTCAGAACATATGTCGTCTGTTTCAAATGTTCCATTTGTTAAACATCCAGATGCTGGAGCACCTCCATTACAGACCAGCAATGAATTGAATTTAGATGGTCTTGTTGCGAATGATTCTGAATCTGATGACAGTGACCTGTACTTAGCGGAGTGCAGAATATTTCTTGTTGGTTTTGAAGCTTCTGAAATGCGGAAGCTAGTTAATATGGTGCGCAAAGGTGGAGGCTCCCGATACATGTCTTTTAATGACAAACTGACACACATAGTAATTGGGAATCCTACAGAAAT agaaaagaaagatgTAAGGAGTATTGCTGCTCTAGGTGTCGTTTATGTTGTTAAAACCTCATGGCTTGAAGATTGTGACCGTGAAAGGAAACAAGTTCCGGTTCTTCGGCGACACATTGCATGCGATCTACTTCTTCCAAAAG CCAACTTAATAAAAGGAGCAGTGACTGGCATTATGCCTATGGATCAATTTACAAGCTCAAGTTTTCGTCAAAGCCTCCAGGCTGATCCGGTGGTGGGTAATAAGGACTTTGGAGTTAAAATGTCAGAATCATTGGAGAAAAACAAAGAAGAGAAACATGATATGGGTATGAATGTTGTCACATTCGGTAAAGCAATGGATAGAACTATGCCGCAAACTCAACTTCCTGATAATAAATTGAGGGTACAAAAGATGATGCAACAGGACTCCAATGCACATGtgaagtcaacaaatattttcaaAGGGAAAACATTTTGTTTCTCGAATTTATTTCCTGAAGAAAGG AGAGACGAGATTGGTCAATGGATAAGTCAAGGGGGAGGAGAGATAATTAGTGGGCAAACAAAACAGAGTATCCACTATACTATTGCATGTCATGGTGTAAAACCCAGCTTGACAGGAGATTATGGAAGTACCTATATTTCCAGTCACTGGATACGATCTTGTTTGGTG GATGGATCCTTGCTGGATGTTGACAGTCATATTCTTTATTCGCCACTTCCCTGCTGTGTTCCCTTGCCTGGTTTTGAAAGCCTCCGGTTTTGTGTTTCACAATATGAAGAGAAAGATAGAGTTCTTCTTAAGAACTTGTGTATAGTTCTAGGAGCTAAATTTGCTTTGAAGTTGACTAAGAAGGTCACCCATTTGCTGTGTAAATTCACCAATGGGCCCAAGTACGAGGCTGCTTGTAAGTGGGGTATCCGATCAGTTACCTCTGACTGGATATTTGAATGTGTCAAACAg AACGGAGTTATTGCCATTGATAAATTTTTGCCCAAAGAAGTCACCCCTCAAGACCAAGAGGCAGGAATTTGCACAGTGAGTCAATTTCCTACCCAGGCTGTTCGAATGATAAATGACATACCCTCCCAGTTTCCAAGTCAATCGCAAAGTTCAAGAAACACggcaaataaaaatgtagaTAGTGGACTCGACAATCATGAGACTCAttctaaaatatcaaatattaatagCAAAAAGGCAAGGCTCATGGTAGAACCTGATCTGTATAGTAAGGCGCCTGCTACAGTAAGTTCAGATTCAGGTATTCATGTCTATAACTTGAATTTTTCTGAGAAAAATACACTCAAAGATGCTCTGGAGGTTACCCATGCTGTTCCAGATGTTGCTGCTGCAATTGAGGACTTATTAAATGATGATAAGTTAATG ATGCATGGTCAGAGGTCCCCAGTGAGTACAGGGTGTGAGAGAAGT ATTTACTCATCTCATTTGTTCAGTCGTTTGTGA
- the LOC101489302 gene encoding uncharacterized protein isoform X3: protein MDGVKVLASGFDADEKVKIEELVTEMGGALHTKLSSDLNFVIVKNVLALKYKWALNILKKPIVTYEWLKQCSDEHRVVPQESYKVLPFSGLKICVTGIPADKRKEMEKLILQNGGKYSAELTKKCTHLISDAPEGDKYKVAKRWGHIHIVTMKWFDQSIARRACLNEESYPVQNGSLSSRRVTRDLTVQHSQEKDIGKRHSVSSSRAADSNMLVSDCAESMDIDPEATQSEHMSSVSNVPFVKHPDAGAPPLQTSNELNLDGLVANDSESDDSDLYLAECRIFLVGFEASEMRKLVNMVRKGGGSRYMSFNDKLTHIVIGNPTEIEKKDVRSIAALGVVYVVKTSWLEDCDRERKQVPVLRRHIACDLLLPKANLIKGAVTGIMPMDQFTSSSFRQSLQADPVVGNKDFGVKMSESLEKNKEEKHDMGMNVVTFGKAMDRTMPQTQLPDNKLRVQKMMQQDSNAHVKSTNIFKGKTFCFSNLFPEERRDEIGQWISQGGGEIISGQTKQSIHYTIACHGVKPSLTGDYGSTYISSHWIRSCLVDGSLLDVDSHILYSPLPCCVPLPGFESLRFCVSQYEEKDRVLLKNLCIVLGAKFALKLTKKVTHLLCKFTNGPKYEAACKWGIRSVTSDWIFECVKQNGVIAIDKFLPKEVTPQDQEAGICTVSQFPTQAVRMINDIPSQFPSQSQSSRNTANKNVDSGLDNHETHSKISNINSKKARLMVEPDLYSKAPATVSSDSGIHVYNLNFSEKNTLKDALEVTHAVPDVAAAIEDLLNDDKLMV, encoded by the exons ATGGATGGTGTCAAAGTACTTGCCTCTGGCTTTGATGCGGACGAGAAG GTCAAGATAGAAGAATTAGTGACTGAAATGGGGGGAGCTCTACACACTAAGCTGTCATCAGATTTGAACTTTGTCATCGTGAAAAATGTTTTGGCTCTGAAGTACAAG TGGGCTTTGAATATCCTGAAGAAACCAATAGTTACTTATGAATGGTTAAAGCAATGCTCAGATGAGCATCGCGTTGTTCCTCAAGAGTCATACAAGGTCCTTCCTTTCTCTGGGTTAAAGATTTGTGTGACTGGAATCCCAGCAG ATAAGCGCAAAGAGATGGAAAAGCTTATTTTACAAAATGGTGGAAAATACTCTGCGGAATTGACAAAGAAGTGCACACATTTGATATCTGAT GCTCCAGAAGGTGATAAATATAAGGTGGCTAAACGTTGGGGCCACATTCATATTGTGACAATGAAATGGTTTGATCAATCTATTGCTCGAAGAG CATGTCTGAATGAAGAGTCCTACCCTGTTCAGAATGGATCTTTATCTTCTCGTAGAGTGACTAGGGACTTAACAGTGCAACATAGCCAGGAAAAGGATATTGGGAAAAGGCACTCTGTGTCATCCTCAAGAGCTGCAGATTCAAATATGCTAGTTTCAGATTGCGCCGAGTCTATGGATATAGATCCAGAAGCTACACAGTCAGAACATATGTCGTCTGTTTCAAATGTTCCATTTGTTAAACATCCAGATGCTGGAGCACCTCCATTACAGACCAGCAATGAATTGAATTTAGATGGTCTTGTTGCGAATGATTCTGAATCTGATGACAGTGACCTGTACTTAGCGGAGTGCAGAATATTTCTTGTTGGTTTTGAAGCTTCTGAAATGCGGAAGCTAGTTAATATGGTGCGCAAAGGTGGAGGCTCCCGATACATGTCTTTTAATGACAAACTGACACACATAGTAATTGGGAATCCTACAGAAAT agaaaagaaagatgTAAGGAGTATTGCTGCTCTAGGTGTCGTTTATGTTGTTAAAACCTCATGGCTTGAAGATTGTGACCGTGAAAGGAAACAAGTTCCGGTTCTTCGGCGACACATTGCATGCGATCTACTTCTTCCAAAAG CCAACTTAATAAAAGGAGCAGTGACTGGCATTATGCCTATGGATCAATTTACAAGCTCAAGTTTTCGTCAAAGCCTCCAGGCTGATCCGGTGGTGGGTAATAAGGACTTTGGAGTTAAAATGTCAGAATCATTGGAGAAAAACAAAGAAGAGAAACATGATATGGGTATGAATGTTGTCACATTCGGTAAAGCAATGGATAGAACTATGCCGCAAACTCAACTTCCTGATAATAAATTGAGGGTACAAAAGATGATGCAACAGGACTCCAATGCACATGtgaagtcaacaaatattttcaaAGGGAAAACATTTTGTTTCTCGAATTTATTTCCTGAAGAAAGG AGAGACGAGATTGGTCAATGGATAAGTCAAGGGGGAGGAGAGATAATTAGTGGGCAAACAAAACAGAGTATCCACTATACTATTGCATGTCATGGTGTAAAACCCAGCTTGACAGGAGATTATGGAAGTACCTATATTTCCAGTCACTGGATACGATCTTGTTTGGTG GATGGATCCTTGCTGGATGTTGACAGTCATATTCTTTATTCGCCACTTCCCTGCTGTGTTCCCTTGCCTGGTTTTGAAAGCCTCCGGTTTTGTGTTTCACAATATGAAGAGAAAGATAGAGTTCTTCTTAAGAACTTGTGTATAGTTCTAGGAGCTAAATTTGCTTTGAAGTTGACTAAGAAGGTCACCCATTTGCTGTGTAAATTCACCAATGGGCCCAAGTACGAGGCTGCTTGTAAGTGGGGTATCCGATCAGTTACCTCTGACTGGATATTTGAATGTGTCAAACAg AACGGAGTTATTGCCATTGATAAATTTTTGCCCAAAGAAGTCACCCCTCAAGACCAAGAGGCAGGAATTTGCACAGTGAGTCAATTTCCTACCCAGGCTGTTCGAATGATAAATGACATACCCTCCCAGTTTCCAAGTCAATCGCAAAGTTCAAGAAACACggcaaataaaaatgtagaTAGTGGACTCGACAATCATGAGACTCAttctaaaatatcaaatattaatagCAAAAAGGCAAGGCTCATGGTAGAACCTGATCTGTATAGTAAGGCGCCTGCTACAGTAAGTTCAGATTCAGGTATTCATGTCTATAACTTGAATTTTTCTGAGAAAAATACACTCAAAGATGCTCTGGAGGTTACCCATGCTGTTCCAGATGTTGCTGCTGCAATTGAGGACTTATTAAATGATGATAAGTTAATGGTATG A
- the LOC101492087 gene encoding transcription initiation factor TFIID subunit 9-like, which produces MADRDEELAMPRDAKILKCLLKSMGVEEHEPCVINKFLEVWYRYVVDVLTDAQVYSEHAGKSAIDCDDVKLAVQSEVNFSFSQPPPREVLLELAQNCNKIPLPKTIAGPGVPLPPDQDTLVRPGYQFAFSNKRLAEPMEETEDDDEAVNTNPSQEEKTDIQLNPHERVSFPLIKRQND; this is translated from the exons ATGGCAGATAGAGATGAAGAGTTAGCAATGCCAAGAGATGCAAAGATTTTGAAGTGTTTGTTGAAATCAATGGGAGTGGAGGAGCACGAGCCGTGTGTGATAAACAAGTTTCTAGAGGTGTGGTATCGTTATGTTGTTGATGTGTTAACAGATGCTCAAGTGTATTCAGAGCATGCTGGTAAGTCTGCAATCGACTGTGATGATGTTAAACTTGCTGTTCAGTCCGAGGTTAACTTCAGCTTCTCACAACCACCACCACGTGag GTTCTTCTGGAGTTGGCTCAAAATTGCAACAAGATACCACTGCCAAAGACTATAGCTGGACCTGGTGTTCCTCTTCCACCTGATCAGGACACATTAGTTCGTCCTGGTTATCAGTTTGCATTTTCAAACAAAAGACTTGCCGAACCAATGGAAGAGAcagaagatgatgatgaagcTGTCAATACCAACCCTTCACAGGAAGAGAAGACTGATATCCAACTGAATCCCCACGAAAGAGT GTCATTTCCTCTGATAAAACGccaaaatgattaa